The following proteins are encoded in a genomic region of Methanoculleus bourgensis MS2:
- a CDS encoding ABC transporter substrate-binding protein, protein MNRHLLLAVALLLIAGTASAAGIPGDADGNGVLDQPEYTAAVLAYLVGEGDLTRTDIQDAAWVLARWDGRPLEITDSSGQTLTLSRPLRRVVTFTGESLETLRSLGFAMEKVVAVDKYSHEKSTFFPECGGKANVGSIWSPDMERVLTLRPDAVFLYATISTAACDEIQQKLDASSPGIRVLRFDCFKPATYPGEIRTIAAATGCEDRGDEFARFYTSVMDGIRAGTADVPDDEKTRVYFEYWADYKTFASGSGYNEKLEIAGGYNPFAGESAEYPEIDPEAVIVSNPEVVVKLTGQKLAAGGYVGHDVAALEATQSAILERPGWTRLAAVADDRVYVIHSDILGGAQHFIGTAYLAKWFYPERFADLDPNAVHQRYLTEFQGLDFNLASEGAFVYP, encoded by the coding sequence ATGAACCGCCACCTCCTCCTCGCCGTTGCGCTCCTCCTCATCGCGGGCACGGCCTCTGCCGCCGGCATCCCCGGGGACGCTGACGGCAACGGAGTCCTTGACCAGCCCGAGTACACGGCCGCGGTCCTCGCCTACCTCGTCGGCGAAGGAGACCTCACCCGGACTGATATCCAGGACGCCGCCTGGGTCCTCGCCCGCTGGGACGGACGCCCCCTCGAGATCACCGACTCCTCAGGGCAGACCCTGACCCTCTCCCGCCCTCTCCGCCGGGTGGTGACCTTCACCGGCGAGTCCCTGGAGACGCTCCGGTCGCTTGGGTTTGCTATGGAGAAGGTCGTGGCCGTCGACAAGTACAGTCACGAGAAGAGCACCTTCTTCCCCGAATGCGGAGGGAAGGCGAACGTCGGGTCGATCTGGTCCCCTGACATGGAGAGGGTCCTCACCCTCAGGCCGGATGCCGTCTTCCTCTACGCGACGATCAGCACCGCCGCCTGCGACGAGATCCAGCAGAAACTGGATGCGAGCAGCCCGGGCATCAGGGTCCTGCGGTTTGACTGCTTCAAGCCGGCCACCTACCCGGGCGAGATCCGAACCATCGCGGCCGCGACCGGGTGCGAAGACCGGGGCGATGAGTTCGCCCGCTTCTACACCTCGGTCATGGACGGAATCAGGGCCGGCACGGCCGACGTCCCGGACGATGAGAAGACCCGGGTCTACTTCGAGTACTGGGCCGACTACAAGACCTTCGCGTCAGGTTCCGGGTATAACGAGAAACTGGAGATCGCCGGGGGGTACAACCCCTTCGCCGGTGAATCCGCCGAGTACCCGGAGATCGACCCTGAGGCGGTCATCGTCAGCAACCCAGAGGTCGTCGTCAAACTCACCGGCCAGAAGCTGGCGGCCGGCGGGTATGTGGGGCACGACGTCGCGGCGCTCGAGGCGACACAGTCGGCCATTCTTGAGCGCCCCGGGTGGACGCGGCTCGCTGCGGTGGCGGACGACCGGGTCTACGTCATCCACTCTGACATCCTCGGCGGCGCCCAGCACTTCATCGGGACCGCCTACCTCGCGAAGTGGTTCTACCCGGAGCGGTTCGCCGACCTCGACCCGAACGCTGTTCACCAGCGCTACCTCACCGAGTTCCAGGGGCTTGACTTCAACCTCGCGTCAGAGGGCGCGTTCGTCTATCCCTGA
- a CDS encoding FecCD family ABC transporter permease, which produces MEESVILREGYARLKKTRTVFIGGLLALLVILVGVAVTLGSAGFTVGESYLAILAGLFPETFTAPEMADVIVWDYRLHRVLFAVVAGFGLAVAGSVMQGILRNPLASPFTLGISSAAATGASVAIVLGAGFVGGEYLIIANAFLFALLASVAIYGMARYRGVSSETMILAGIALMYLFSAVTSLLQYVGTAEELQAVVFWMFGSVGKSTWPKLGLVTLVIACTVPYLIYRAWDLNALAEGDEVAAGLGVPVERSMMVFMMVASLITAVIICFTGTIGFIGLVAPHITRMAIGGDYRTLIPASGLVGAVLLLAADSVGRSILAPQVLPVGIVTAFLGVPFFIYLFMHRRDA; this is translated from the coding sequence ATGGAAGAGAGCGTCATTCTGCGTGAGGGGTACGCCCGGCTCAAGAAGACCCGGACGGTCTTTATCGGCGGGCTCCTCGCCCTGCTCGTCATCCTCGTCGGGGTCGCGGTCACCCTCGGGTCGGCGGGGTTCACCGTGGGCGAGTCCTACCTCGCCATCCTCGCCGGCCTCTTCCCGGAGACCTTCACCGCCCCCGAGATGGCCGATGTCATCGTCTGGGACTACCGGCTCCACCGGGTGCTCTTTGCGGTCGTGGCAGGGTTCGGGCTTGCGGTGGCAGGTTCAGTCATGCAGGGTATCCTCAGAAACCCGCTCGCAAGCCCCTTCACCCTCGGGATATCCTCGGCAGCCGCCACCGGGGCGTCGGTCGCCATCGTCCTCGGTGCCGGGTTCGTCGGCGGGGAGTACCTCATCATCGCAAACGCCTTCCTCTTCGCCCTGCTTGCATCGGTCGCCATCTACGGAATGGCCCGCTACCGGGGCGTGAGCAGTGAGACGATGATCCTCGCCGGCATCGCCCTCATGTACCTCTTCTCTGCGGTGACATCACTCCTCCAGTACGTCGGGACCGCCGAAGAGCTCCAGGCGGTGGTCTTCTGGATGTTCGGGTCGGTGGGCAAATCCACCTGGCCAAAACTCGGGCTTGTGACCCTCGTCATCGCCTGCACCGTCCCCTACCTCATCTACCGGGCCTGGGACCTCAACGCCCTCGCCGAAGGTGACGAGGTGGCGGCCGGCCTCGGGGTGCCGGTGGAGCGGTCGATGATGGTCTTCATGATGGTCGCCTCCCTCATCACCGCGGTGATCATCTGTTTCACCGGCACCATCGGGTTTATCGGGCTCGTGGCCCCGCACATCACCCGGATGGCCATCGGCGGCGACTATCGCACCCTCATCCCGGCGTCAGGGCTCGTGGGGGCCGTCCTCCTCCTTGCCGCCGACAGCGTCGGCCGGAGTATCCTTGCGCCGCAGGTCCTGCCGGTCGGGATCGTGACCGCGTTCCTCGGGGTGCCGTTCTTCATCTACCTCTTCATGCACCGGAGGGATGCCTGA